Proteins from a genomic interval of Gluconacetobacter diazotrophicus PA1 5:
- a CDS encoding sugar diacid recognition domain-containing protein, protein MDDGAHETMPSVAIDPALAQAIVDRSMTVIACNINVMDSHGVIIASGDPARLGQVHDGALRVMARQEAVEIEPRAAPPDGDARPGVNLPLRLGGAVVGCVGLTGVPGTIRPYAELVRMAAETMLEQAQQSRTLSRETRLREELVLSLIRDEAPIPALAASAARLGIDLRPARVAAIVEILPRTQDGIALVGDMHRLGTLLGAPDQGNLVAPLSLTEIAVLTPALTARGTWDPDRLRERAQRLLARAQTATGLDLRLALGRPVEGPGGMARSYQVARATLAAGRRLHPARRALFYEDMRLPVLLDDPLRDWRTQELRAPLRPLTDAARHAPLLRTLRTWLDHGMQQRATAAALGLHRNSLDYRLRQIERLCGVDLTRSADIVALYLALHLTPDAVPDRPADPDPAPVVT, encoded by the coding sequence GTGGATGACGGAGCGCACGAGACCATGCCGAGCGTGGCGATCGATCCGGCCCTGGCACAGGCGATCGTAGACCGGTCGATGACCGTCATTGCCTGCAACATCAACGTGATGGATTCCCACGGCGTCATCATCGCCAGCGGCGATCCGGCACGGCTGGGGCAGGTGCATGACGGCGCGTTGCGGGTCATGGCCCGGCAGGAGGCGGTCGAGATCGAACCCCGGGCCGCGCCGCCGGACGGCGACGCGCGGCCCGGCGTCAACCTGCCGCTGCGGCTGGGCGGAGCGGTCGTCGGCTGCGTCGGGCTGACGGGTGTGCCGGGGACCATCCGCCCCTATGCGGAACTGGTCCGCATGGCGGCGGAGACCATGCTGGAGCAGGCACAGCAGAGCCGCACCCTGTCCCGCGAGACCCGCCTGCGGGAAGAACTGGTCCTGAGCCTGATCCGCGACGAAGCCCCCATCCCCGCGCTGGCGGCGTCGGCGGCGCGGCTGGGCATCGACCTGCGGCCGGCCCGCGTGGCCGCGATCGTCGAGATCCTGCCTCGGACACAGGACGGCATCGCCCTGGTGGGGGACATGCACCGGCTCGGCACCCTGCTGGGCGCGCCGGACCAGGGCAACCTGGTCGCCCCGCTGTCGCTGACCGAAATCGCGGTCCTGACGCCGGCGCTGACCGCCCGCGGGACATGGGACCCGGACCGCCTGCGCGAGCGGGCGCAGCGGCTGCTGGCCCGCGCGCAAACGGCCACGGGCCTGGACCTGCGGCTGGCGCTGGGGCGCCCTGTCGAAGGGCCGGGAGGCATGGCACGCTCCTACCAGGTGGCGCGCGCGACGCTGGCGGCCGGACGGCGGCTGCACCCGGCGCGGCGCGCGCTGTTCTATGAGGACATGCGCCTGCCGGTGCTGCTGGACGACCCGCTGCGGGACTGGCGGACGCAGGAACTGCGCGCCCCGCTGCGCCCCCTGACCGATGCGGCGCGGCATGCCCCGCTGCTGCGCACGCTGCGGACCTGGCTGGACCATGGCATGCAGCAGCGTGCGACCGCCGCCGCCCTGGGCCTGCATCGCAACAGCCTGGATTACCGGCTGCGGCAAATCGAACGGCTCTGCGGCGTCGACCTGACGCGCAGCGCGGATATCGTCGCGCTGTACCTGGCCCTGCACCTGACCCCGGACGCGGTCCCGGACCGGCCCGCGGACCCCGATCCCGCCCCCGTGGTCACGTGA
- a CDS encoding glycerate kinase, whose product MKIVIVCDSFKESLSALQVADAIEDGFRDIYPRATYVKLPAADGGEGTAESLVIATGGRMQARIVTGPLGTPVEAAFGILGDGRTAIVEMAAAAGLMLVPRDRRDPLAATTCGVGELILAALDSGCRHIILGLGGSATNDGGAGMAQALGVSLRDDAGADLPFGGGALARLARIDLSGLDPRLAGCRVEVACDVDNPLTGPLGASAIFGPQKGAMPDMVRRLDDNLALYARAIAAATGNRVDTVPGAGAAGGMGAAALAFLGGVLRPGVDIVMDALGLDAIVADADLVITGEGRIDGQTVHGKAPIGVARIARRHGRPVIGIAGALGADAAAVHAHGIDAVFSVVNRPCTLEEALAEAATNVRATSRNIAAATALLRPR is encoded by the coding sequence ATGAAGATCGTCATCGTCTGCGACTCGTTCAAGGAAAGCCTGTCGGCCCTGCAGGTGGCCGATGCGATCGAGGATGGTTTTCGCGACATCTATCCGCGCGCGACCTATGTGAAGCTGCCGGCCGCCGACGGGGGTGAAGGCACGGCGGAATCGCTGGTGATCGCGACCGGCGGGCGCATGCAGGCGCGGATCGTGACCGGGCCGCTGGGCACGCCGGTCGAAGCCGCGTTCGGCATCCTGGGCGACGGGCGCACGGCGATCGTGGAAATGGCGGCGGCGGCCGGGCTGATGCTGGTGCCGCGCGACCGGCGCGACCCGCTGGCCGCCACGACCTGCGGGGTGGGCGAACTGATCCTGGCGGCGCTGGACAGCGGCTGCCGGCACATCATCCTGGGCCTGGGCGGCAGCGCCACCAATGACGGGGGGGCGGGCATGGCGCAGGCCCTGGGTGTGTCGCTGCGCGACGATGCGGGGGCGGATCTGCCGTTCGGGGGCGGGGCGCTGGCCCGTCTGGCACGGATCGACCTCTCGGGCCTGGACCCGCGCCTGGCCGGTTGCCGGGTGGAGGTGGCATGTGACGTGGACAATCCGCTGACCGGTCCGCTGGGCGCCTCGGCCATTTTCGGTCCGCAGAAGGGGGCGATGCCCGACATGGTCCGGCGCCTGGACGACAATCTGGCCCTGTATGCCCGGGCCATCGCCGCGGCGACCGGGAACCGTGTCGACACGGTTCCCGGGGCGGGTGCGGCCGGGGGCATGGGGGCGGCGGCGCTGGCCTTCCTGGGGGGCGTGCTGCGGCCCGGGGTGGATATCGTGATGGACGCGCTGGGCCTGGACGCGATCGTCGCCGATGCCGACCTGGTGATCACCGGCGAGGGGCGGATCGACGGTCAGACCGTGCACGGCAAGGCGCCGATCGGTGTCGCACGCATCGCCCGCCGGCACGGACGACCGGTGATCGGCATTGCCGGTGCGCTGGGGGCGGATGCCGCAGCCGTGCACGCGCACGGGATCGACGCGGTCTTCAGTGTCGTCAACCGGCCCTGCACGCTGGAGGAAGCCCTGGCCGAGGCCGCGACCAATGTCCGCGCCACGTCCCGCAATATCGCCGCCGCCACCGCGTTGCTGCGCCCGCGCTGA
- a CDS encoding inositol-3-phosphate synthase produces MKTKGGIRIAIAGVGNCASALIQGIHYYTPARCREEVVGLMHESVGGYRPSDIQVVAAFDIDARKVGTDVSRAIFALPNCVKTFEQDIPESGVTVSMGAVLDGLSEHMASYEPHRTFVLADAAQPTKAEVVEELRRSGAQILLNYLPVGSEQAARFYAECALEAGVGFINNIPVFIASDPDFAARFAARGLPIIGDDIKSQLGATIVHRVLTDLFAKRGVKLLRTYQLNTGGNTDFLNMKNQERLVSKKTSKTEAVQAVAKTRMENEHIHVGPSDYVPWQNDNKVCFVRMEGQIFGNVPMELELRLSVQDSPNSAGVAIDMVRCCKLALDHGIGGVLAGPSAYFCKHPPVQYTDDEAHEMVEAFIEAYAPEAVIA; encoded by the coding sequence ATGAAGACTAAAGGCGGTATCCGCATCGCGATCGCGGGGGTCGGCAATTGTGCCAGCGCCCTGATCCAGGGCATTCATTACTACACTCCCGCGCGCTGCCGCGAGGAAGTGGTCGGTCTGATGCATGAGTCCGTAGGCGGCTACCGCCCCAGCGACATCCAGGTCGTGGCGGCGTTCGACATCGATGCGCGCAAGGTCGGCACCGATGTCAGCCGGGCCATCTTCGCGCTGCCCAACTGCGTGAAGACGTTCGAGCAGGACATTCCCGAAAGCGGCGTGACCGTGAGCATGGGCGCCGTGCTGGACGGCCTGTCCGAACATATGGCTTCGTACGAGCCGCATCGCACCTTCGTGCTGGCCGACGCCGCCCAGCCGACGAAGGCCGAAGTGGTCGAGGAACTGCGCCGCAGCGGCGCGCAGATCCTGCTGAACTACCTGCCGGTGGGCTCCGAGCAGGCCGCGCGCTTCTATGCCGAATGCGCGCTGGAGGCCGGGGTTGGCTTCATCAACAACATTCCCGTCTTCATCGCCAGTGACCCGGACTTCGCCGCACGCTTTGCCGCGCGCGGCCTGCCGATTATCGGTGACGACATCAAGTCGCAGCTGGGCGCCACCATCGTCCATCGCGTGCTGACCGACCTGTTCGCCAAGCGCGGCGTGAAGCTGCTGCGCACCTACCAGCTGAACACGGGCGGCAACACCGACTTCCTGAACATGAAGAACCAGGAACGCCTGGTCTCGAAGAAGACGTCGAAGACCGAGGCCGTCCAGGCCGTCGCCAAGACGCGGATGGAAAACGAGCACATCCATGTCGGCCCCAGCGACTACGTGCCGTGGCAGAACGACAACAAGGTCTGCTTCGTCCGTATGGAAGGCCAGATCTTCGGCAACGTGCCGATGGAGCTGGAACTGCGCCTGTCGGTCCAGGATTCGCCCAATTCGGCCGGTGTCGCCATCGACATGGTCCGCTGCTGCAAGCTGGCGCTCGATCATGGCATCGGCGGCGTGCTGGCCGGCCCCAGCGCCTATTTCTGCAAGCATCCGCCGGTCCAGTACACGGATGACGAAGCGCACGAGATGGTCGAGGCCTTCATCGAAGCCTATGCGCCGGAAGCCGTCATCGCCTGA
- a CDS encoding MFS transporter, which produces MHGNAPLSPPADDHRLDATFRKVTLGLVPYIFACYLFNYLDRVNVGFAKLDMLDSLHMTERAYGLAAGIFFLGYIACGVPSNLMLQRVGARRWLALIMIVWGALSAAQMFVRGPASFYALRLATGAAESGFFPGLVLYLTRWFPSARHGRVLTLFMAAIPLSGVIGGPLSGWMLGHFAASPGGIAAWQWLFLLQGLPTVLLGIGMMFLLSDTIGQVRWLTAAERAAVQDALDRDRLDQPPRLADSFGAVLRNPAIWMLGLLYFCTQAGVYAINFWLPSIIRTSGVHDPAAIGWLSAIPYLAATIFMILMGRSADRRRERRWHLAIPLLMAAAGLAVAARFPDDTPVALAALTVATAGALTGLPMFWPLCGGYLSPAAAAGGLALINSMGQMAGFVSPYLVGWVKDMTHRTDGALYLLAGLAILGVTLVLRMSPARVNR; this is translated from the coding sequence ATGCACGGAAACGCCCCCCTCTCGCCGCCGGCGGATGACCATCGGTTGGATGCGACCTTCCGCAAGGTCACGCTCGGCCTGGTGCCCTATATTTTCGCCTGTTACCTATTCAATTATCTCGACCGGGTGAATGTCGGCTTCGCCAAGCTCGACATGCTCGATTCCCTGCACATGACCGAACGCGCCTATGGTCTGGCGGCGGGGATCTTCTTCCTGGGCTATATCGCCTGCGGCGTACCCAGCAACCTGATGCTGCAGCGCGTCGGCGCCCGGCGCTGGCTGGCGCTGATCATGATCGTCTGGGGCGCCCTGTCCGCCGCGCAGATGTTCGTTCGCGGTCCGGCCAGCTTCTATGCGCTGCGCCTGGCCACCGGGGCCGCGGAGTCCGGCTTCTTTCCCGGTCTCGTCCTGTATCTGACCCGCTGGTTTCCCTCGGCACGGCACGGGCGGGTGCTGACCCTGTTCATGGCCGCGATTCCACTTTCGGGCGTCATCGGCGGCCCGCTCTCGGGCTGGATGCTGGGGCACTTCGCCGCGTCCCCTGGCGGAATCGCCGCCTGGCAGTGGCTGTTCCTGCTGCAGGGGCTGCCGACCGTGCTGCTCGGGATCGGCATGATGTTCCTGCTCAGCGATACGATCGGCCAGGTGCGATGGCTGACGGCGGCGGAACGCGCGGCGGTGCAGGATGCGCTGGATCGCGACCGGCTGGACCAGCCGCCCCGCCTGGCCGACAGTTTCGGCGCCGTGCTGCGCAATCCGGCGATCTGGATGCTGGGGTTGCTGTATTTCTGTACCCAGGCCGGGGTGTACGCGATCAATTTCTGGCTGCCCAGCATCATCCGCACCAGCGGCGTCCACGATCCGGCGGCGATCGGCTGGCTCAGCGCGATTCCCTATCTGGCGGCCACCATCTTCATGATCCTGATGGGCCGGTCGGCCGATCGCCGGCGCGAACGGCGCTGGCACCTTGCCATTCCGCTGCTGATGGCGGCGGCCGGGCTGGCGGTGGCCGCCCGCTTCCCGGACGACACCCCGGTGGCCCTGGCGGCGCTGACCGTCGCCACGGCCGGCGCGCTGACCGGCTTGCCGATGTTCTGGCCGCTTTGCGGCGGTTATCTCAGTCCCGCGGCGGCGGCGGGCGGTCTCGCCCTCATCAACTCGATGGGGCAGATGGCGGGATTCGTCAGCCCCTATCTGGTCGGCTGGGTCAAGGACATGACCCACCGCACTGACGGCGCGCTGTACCTGCTGGCGGGCCTCGCCATCCTCGGCGTGACACTGGTGCTGCGTATGTCGCCAGCCCGCGTAAACCGCTGA
- a CDS encoding CsbD family protein → MGEFKDKIKGHADAMVGEIKRSVGKATKNTDLEAKGTAQKMKGDAERAKGAVKGTINKF, encoded by the coding sequence ATGGGCGAGTTTAAAGACAAGATCAAAGGACATGCCGACGCGATGGTCGGCGAGATCAAGCGCAGTGTCGGCAAGGCCACGAAGAATACCGACCTGGAAGCCAAGGGCACCGCGCAGAAAATGAAGGGCGACGCCGAACGGGCCAAGGGCGCGGTCAAGGGTACCATCAACAAGTTCTGA